Part of the Longimicrobium sp. genome is shown below.
CAGCACGTTCGCGAAGCAGCACCGGTCCGACGTCATCACGAAGACCCTTTATCGGAAGGCTCGGTCGGGCTTTCTCAACGACATCGGGGAGACGTACACGGTCATGGAAGTGGGCGCTCCGGTGTTCTGGTCCGCCTACGACCTGGTGGATCGGCATCGCCAGTTCAGCGTGGGTGCGCTGGACGTTCTGCATGTGGCCTCTGCACTGAAGCTTCAGGCGTCGTTTCGGCGCAAGACCGTCGTCCTTGCGACGGCCGACCGCGGATTGCTCAGCCTGGCGCGGGCTGCGGGGGTAAAAACGTTCAATCCCGTGCTCGATCCCCTCGCGGTGCTGCTCGCATCCGTGAACTGACGCCCTCCGCCGCATTCGCCCTCACAGGGGTGCGGTTGCCAGCTTTGCCGCCGCGCGGGTAAATTTCGTCATCTCCATCGATCCATCTCCCATCCGTCCCACGCCCCGCGCGCGGTACTCTCCATATCCATGACCCAAACCGAGATCGCGGGCACGGCGCTGCGCGTGACCTGCTGGGGGACGCGCGGCTCCATCCCCGCGCCCGGGCCGCAGACGGTGCGGTACGGCGGCAACACCAGCTGCGTGGAGATGCGCACCGCCGACGGCCGGCGCCTGATCTTCGACGCGGGAACGGGGATCCGCGCGCTCAGCCGCAGCCTGGCGCGGAACGGCGGGCCGCTGGAGGCGCATCTCTTCGTCACCCACTACCACTGGGACCACATCCAGGGGTTCCCCTTCTTCGCGCAGCTGTACGACCCCGACACCCGCATCTGCCTGCACGGTCCGCGGCAGGGCGACGTCTCGGTGGACCGCGCGATCGCGGGGCAGATGGCGCCGCTCTACTTCCCCATCCCGCTGGACGCGCTGGCGGCGACGATCGAGTTCGCGCCGGCCGACGGGACGCCGTGGCGCGACGGCGAGGTCGAGGTGCGCGCCTTCCGCGTCCGCCACCCTGGTGTGACCTACGGCTACCGTGTGACCGCGGGCGGCGCGTCGGCGGTGTACGTGCCCGACGACGAGATCGGCGACGACCCGGACCCGGCGTGGTACCGCGCGATGGTGGAGTTCGCCGCGGGCGCCGACCTGCTGCTTCACGACGCGATGTACGACGACCGCGACTACGAGCGCTTCCGCGCCTGGGGGCACAGCACCTTCCGGCAGGCGGTGCGGCTGGCGGAGGACGCGGGCGTGCGCCGCCTGGGCCTCTTCCACCACGCGCCGGACCGGAGCGACGACGACCTGGACCGCGTGGCCGCCGAGCTGCGCGAAGAGGTGGCGGCCCGGGGATCGGCGCTGGAGCTGTTCGTGGCCGCGGAGGGGGTGGAGATGGTGCTCGGCGGGGGCGCGGAATGAAGGCGGAGATGGCGGAAAGCGCAGTGTCTTCCCCCCGCTTCGCGGCGCGGGGGGAGGCGCGGCCGGCGCTGCTGCACGGGCCGGGCGCGGACCTGTCGCGGCTGGACGCGGTGCTGGCGGCGGACGGGATCGAGCGGCGCCCGGTGCGCTCGCTGGCGGAGATCGCCATCCCCGAAAGCGCGCCCGCGGTGCTGCTGCTGGACGACGCGCTGGCCGACGCCACGCCGGAGCTGGCCGACACGCTGCGGCACGTTCCCGAGGCGGTGACCATCGTCGCCGCGTCGCCGGCGGTGGAGCGGCGGGCGCGCGGGTGCGAGCGGGTGGTGGCCGTGCTGCCGAAGGATGCGGAGCCCGCCGCGGCCACGCTGCGCACCGCCTTCCGCCTTTCCGCCGCGCGGATGGGTGCGTCGCGGCTGGAGGCGGAGCTGGCGCGCACCCGCGGCGAGCTGCGCGAGCTGACGGCGGTGGGGATGGCGCTGATGACCGAGCGCGACCCCGACCGCCTGCTGGAGAAGATCGTCGCCAAGGCGCGCCAGCTCACCCGCAGCGACGCGGGAAGCCTGTACCTGGTGGAGCAGGGCGACGACGGCGCCGCCCGGCTGCGCTTCGCGCTGGCGCACAACGACACCATCCCCGGCCTGCCGTTCGCCACCTTCACCCTCCCGCTCGACACCACCTCGCTGGCCGGGTACGCGGCCGTCACCGGCGAGACGCTGCGGGTGGACGACGCCTACGCGCTGCCGGCCGGCGCGCCGTACGCGCTGAACCGCTCGTTCGACCAGCGCACCGGATACCGCACCAAGTCCATGCTGGTCGTCCCCATGATCGACCACACGGGGGCCACGGTGGGCGTGCTGCAGCTCATCAACCGCAAGGAGATCGCGGCGGCGCGGATCACGGACGAGGACGACGCGGCGCGCTGGGTGCTGCCGTACACCGACCGCGAGCTGGTGCTGGTGCAGGCGCTGGCGGGGCAGGCGGCGGTGAGCATCGAGAACTCGCTGCTGTACCGGCAGATCGAGCGCATCTTCGAGAGCTTCGTGAAGGCCGCGGTGACGGCGGTGGACCAGCGCGACCCGACCACCAGCGGGCACAGCGTGCGCGTGGCCACGCTCACGTGCGACCTGGCCGAGGGGCTGGAGCGGCACGCGCCGCCGCCGTACCGCGGCATTCGCTTCACCCCCGAGCAGATGCGCGAGCTGCGCTACGCCGCGCTGCTGCACGACTTCGGCAAGGTGGGGGTGCGCGAGGAGGTGCTGGTGAAGGCGAAGAAGCTGCCGCCGCTGCTGCACGAGCGGGTGCTGGCGCGCTTCGACCTGATCCGGCGCACGCTCGAGGCCGAGTTCCACCGCGAGCGCGCCGACCTGCTGGAGCGCGGGCTTCGCCCCGGCGCGGAGCTGCAGGCGGGCTTCCGCGCGAAGCTGGACGAGCTGGAGCGGGTGCGCGCGGTGGTGATGGCGTCGAACGAGCCCACCATCCTTCCCGAGCGGGTGGCCGCGGCGCTGGACGAGGCCGGGCGGCTGACCTTCCGCGGGCCGGACGACCGGCCGGTGCCGTACGTGACCGAGGAGGAGCTGCGCTACCTGCACATTCCCAAGGGAACGCTGGACGAAGAGGAGCGGCGGGAGATCGAGAGCCACGTGGAGCAGACGTACCGCTTCCTGGTGCAGATCCCGTGGACGGGCGACCTGCGGAACGTGGCCGAGATCGCGTACGGGCACCACGAGAAGCTGAACGGCTGCGGCTACCCGCGCGGCGTGACGGGAAGGGATATCCCGCTGCAGACGCGGATGATGACGGTGGCCGACATCTTCGACGCGCTGACCGCGAGCGACCGCCCGTACAAGCGCGCGATCCCGCCCGAGCGCGCCCTCGACATCCTCACGGCCGAGGCGCGCGAGGGGCTGCTGGACGCCGCGATCGTGCAGATGCTGATCGAGAGCGGGGTGTACCGGAAGGTGCTGGAGGTGGACTGGAAGGAGCTGTAGGGGACTCGGCGCAGATGCGAGGGAAACTCAGCGCGGAGGGGTTTGCTTCGGTGCGCCGCCGCGGCATCGCGCCCTCTCCGGCCGGCCGAGGCCGTCCACCTCTCCCGTACCGGGAGAGGTAGCTCGCAGGCCTCTCCGGCACACGGAAGCATGGGTGCGACCAGAGGTTGCAGGGTGCGCCGATGCTGGATAGCCCCCTCGCCCGGTACGGGAGAGGGCGAGCGCTTTCAGGCGCGGGGAGAGGGCGGCGCGGATGCCGCGGAAACGCACCTGCTCGGGAACGCGCTCGAACTCCGCGGTTGAAGATCGTTCGCCAACACGAAAACGGCCCGGGCGCTCGGAGCGTCCGGGCCGTTTCATCGCCCCCGTCAGCAGGTGCAGTACGGCGGCTTGGGGCACGAGGTGACCGCGCTCATCTTCGCCTCGCCGGCGGTCGGCGCGGACGCCGCGGCCGTGGTGGCGAAGGTCTCGATCCGGAGCGCCTCGGGGTCCAGCGTCTTCTTCGGCATCGCGTCCTCCCTTGCGGTGATCAGGCGGTGGGGCAGCAGACCGACGCCTTGGGGCACCCCGACGGCAGGCAGTCGCACCACGGCCCGCCCGCGCACGAGGTGGCGCAGGTGTCGCACGGGTCGTACGTGGGGTGGCAGGTGACCGGGCCCGCCGAGCAGATCTCGGTGGCCCCGGCGCCGCGCACGGTGCCCGCCGCCGCCCGCGCGGGCGCGGTGGCGAACGACTCCACGCCCAGCGAATCGACGTCCAGCCTCAGCTTCTTCATGCGGCCTCCACGTGGGTGGGGGGAAACGCCGGCTGCGGGCTCACCACCCCACGCAGCAGCCGGCGGCCGTGGCGTGGGACGGGTCGCAGAAGCACACCCCGCTCCCCGTGCACGACAGCTGGCAGGTGCGCGCCTCGGGCCCGGTGGGCTTGCAGAGGCTCGGATCCAGCGTGCAGTCCAGCTCGGTGGGCTCGGCCGCGCCGACGGTTCCCTCGTCGGGCGGCGGCGGCGCCGCGGCGAACGACTCCACGTCGAGCGAGTCCAGGTCCAGCTTCAGCTTCTTCACGGCAGCCTCCTTTGCCGGCCGGCCAGGGCCGCGGGGGTCACAGGATGGGGCAGGTGCAGTGGCCGCCCGCACCCGCGCACGAGGTGAAGCAGGTGGCGCCGCCACAGGTGGCGCAGTTGCCGCCGGTGTTGGTGGGCGCCCAGTTGGCGTGCACCGTGCCCTGCGACTCGGCCGGCCGCTCGCCGGTGGGGAAGCTTTCCACGGAAAGCCCGTCGACGTTCAGGCGCATCTTGTTCATCGGTTCCTCACGCCTTGAAAAGGTGTGTCCTACGCGACCGGACAGGTGCAGCCGGGGCCGCCGGGGATGCACGAGGTGAAGCAGCTCACCCCCGCGCAGGTGTACCCGCCGCAGCTTCCGCACTGGTCCGTCTTCACGGTGAACTCGGCGGCCTCGACCGTGCCCTTCACCTGCTCGTCCCGCACCGTGGTGGGGAACGACTCCACGGACAGGTCGTCGATTTCCAGCGACAGCTTTCTCATTCGCTCAACTCGGGTGATGGGTGGACCGGCCGGGCTGCTCACACGCAGCGGCTGGTATCCTCGCCGACGGGGCAGGTGCAGAGCGGGCTCCCCGGGATGCACGACGTGAAGCAGCTCACGCCGCCGCAGGTTTCGCCGCCGCAGCTGCCGCACTCGGCGGTGTTGAGCGTCTTCTCGGCCGCGTCGACGGTGCCCCGCGCGTCGCCATCGGCGGCCGAGGTGGGGAACGACTCCACGCCGAGCTGGTCGAGCTGCAGCGACAGCTTCTTCATCGCTCGCCTCCGGGGTGATGGGGATCCGGCCGCCCGCTCAACCCGCCGGCGGCGGGCAGGTGCAGTTGCCGACGCGGCCGCACGAGGTGCGGCAGGTGTCGCCGTTGGTGCAGTACAGCTCGTGCGTGGCCATCTCCGCCGCGCGGACGGTGCCGCGGAAGTGCGGCACCCCGGGCGCCACGGGAAAGGATTCGACGGACAGCGATTCGGGATCGAGCGTGAGCTTGCGCATCGCGGACCTCCTCGGGGTTCGGGGTTTGGCTACGCGCGCGGCTCGCGGGCCGGGATGCAGGTGCAGTGGCCGCCGCCGCCGCACGACGTCTGGCAGGTGGCGCCGCAGGAAAGCTGGCCAATCGCGGTCGCCTCGTTCGCGGCGACGGTTCCGCGCCCCGACGGCCCGGCGGCGGTGGGGAACGAGGTCACCGCGAGCGCCTCCGGATCCAGCCGCATCTTCTTCATCGCCATCTGCCTTGCTGTGCGTGGTTCGCGGAAACGACGCGGGGCGCCGGTGCCACGATCGGCACCGGCGCCCCGGTCAACGAATGCTCTCGTCCTCGCGCGCGGCCGGACAGCGGCGATCGCGCGGGGGGACGCGACACGCGCAGGCGGGCCCGCACACCGTGCGCGCGCACCGTCCGCCGGTTCCCTCGCTCCGCTCCCGCATCGCGCTCCTCCCGATGCCGTCGCTCCGCCGCCCTCGCTTCCGACCTCACCGGAACCGGACGCTCTCTCCGAAGCTTGGAGATGGCGGTCCGTGGCGAGATCACGACAGCCGGGTGGCGATTCCTTCCGCGCCAATGCTGGATTACGCGGGTGGATCCCGGTCCGGCGTCTTCGATCGAGTGGTGGGCTCGGATGAACTAATGCGCAACTTTTCCGCCGCCGCAAGGCACGATGTGTTCACGTCGGGTGAAAAAGTGCGGGCGTGTGACGGTCACCGCTGGCGGCACAGGTGGCGGGAGGGCAGCCCCAGGCGCGACTTCGGGAAGCCGCTTTCGCCACCCGGCACGCGAGAAGTCAGGCGCGCCGCACGCGCTTGCCCATGCCGCCGAGCCGGACCGGCTTGCGGGGGAGGAGCCAGAGGAGCGCCGCCAGCGCGTAGACGGGGCGGGAGATGCCGGCGACGACGGGCGCGACGAGGAGCGCGGCCCAGAGGAGGACGAGCAGGATGGCGCGCAGCCGTGCGCGGCGGGCGGCGCGGGCCTGCGCCTGCCGCTCGGCCATCCCGGTCAGGTCGCCGTGGCGGATGCTGACCTCCACCAGGCCGCCGGCGGAGGCGCTT
Proteins encoded:
- a CDS encoding type II toxin-antitoxin system VapC family toxin is translated as MIFLDASAMVKVYVTEQGSSTLKGVLARMRGKLFLSPHVIIEVLSTFAKQHRSDVITKTLYRKARSGFLNDIGETYTVMEVGAPVFWSAYDLVDRHRQFSVGALDVLHVASALKLQASFRRKTVVLATADRGLLSLARAAGVKTFNPVLDPLAVLLASVN
- a CDS encoding MBL fold metallo-hydrolase; its protein translation is MTQTEIAGTALRVTCWGTRGSIPAPGPQTVRYGGNTSCVEMRTADGRRLIFDAGTGIRALSRSLARNGGPLEAHLFVTHYHWDHIQGFPFFAQLYDPDTRICLHGPRQGDVSVDRAIAGQMAPLYFPIPLDALAATIEFAPADGTPWRDGEVEVRAFRVRHPGVTYGYRVTAGGASAVYVPDDEIGDDPDPAWYRAMVEFAAGADLLLHDAMYDDRDYERFRAWGHSTFRQAVRLAEDAGVRRLGLFHHAPDRSDDDLDRVAAELREEVAARGSALELFVAAEGVEMVLGGGAE
- a CDS encoding HD domain-containing phosphohydrolase: MSSPRFAARGEARPALLHGPGADLSRLDAVLAADGIERRPVRSLAEIAIPESAPAVLLLDDALADATPELADTLRHVPEAVTIVAASPAVERRARGCERVVAVLPKDAEPAAATLRTAFRLSAARMGASRLEAELARTRGELRELTAVGMALMTERDPDRLLEKIVAKARQLTRSDAGSLYLVEQGDDGAARLRFALAHNDTIPGLPFATFTLPLDTTSLAGYAAVTGETLRVDDAYALPAGAPYALNRSFDQRTGYRTKSMLVVPMIDHTGATVGVLQLINRKEIAAARITDEDDAARWVLPYTDRELVLVQALAGQAAVSIENSLLYRQIERIFESFVKAAVTAVDQRDPTTSGHSVRVATLTCDLAEGLERHAPPPYRGIRFTPEQMRELRYAALLHDFGKVGVREEVLVKAKKLPPLLHERVLARFDLIRRTLEAEFHRERADLLERGLRPGAELQAGFRAKLDELERVRAVVMASNEPTILPERVAAALDEAGRLTFRGPDDRPVPYVTEEELRYLHIPKGTLDEEERREIESHVEQTYRFLVQIPWTGDLRNVAEIAYGHHEKLNGCGYPRGVTGRDIPLQTRMMTVADIFDALTASDRPYKRAIPPERALDILTAEAREGLLDAAIVQMLIESGVYRKVLEVDWKEL